GGTTCCTCACCGCGATCGCCCCGAACGAGCAGCTGAACTACTCGAAGGCCGCGATCCCGGTGAGGTCCTGCCCCAGGACGAGCGAGTGGATGTCGTGGGTACCCTCGTACGTGTAGACGGTCTCGATGTTCGCCAGGTGCCGCATCGGCGAGTAGTCGGTGGTGATCCCGTTGCCGCCGAGCATCTCCCGGGCGGTCCGTGCGACCTCGCGCGCCATCGCGACGTTGTTCCGCTTGGCCATCGACACCTGCTGTGGCGTGAGGTCGCCGCGTTCTTTCAGTTTGGCGAGGCGGTGTGCGAGCAGCTGTGCGGTCGTGATCCGCGTCGCCATGTCGGCCAGCTTCTCCTGCTGGAGCTGAAAACGGGCGATCGGACCGCCGAACTGCTCGCGATCGAGCGCGTACTCTCGGGCGGTCTCGAAGCAGTCGCGGGCCGCGCCGACCACCCCCCAGGCGATGCCGTACCGCGCCTGGGTCAGACAGGACAGCGGCCCTTTCATCCCCTCGACGCCGGGGAGGACGCTCTCCTCGGGGACCCAGGCGTTCGAGAGGCCGATCTCACCGGTAACGGAGGCGCGCATCGAGAGCTTGCCGTCGATCTCGTTCGTCGTGACGCCGTCGCGATCGGTCTCGACGAGGAATCCGCGGACGGGCTTCCCCTCCGAGGAGGTGTCGCGAGCCCACACCACTGCCACGTCGGCGACCGGAGCGTTCGTGATCCACGTCTTCGACCCCTGCAGGCGGTAGCCGTCGCCGTCCCGCTCCGCGCGCGTCTCCATGCTCGCCGGGTCGGAGCCGTGTTCGGGCTCCGTGAGGCCAAAACAGCCGATCGCCTCGCCACTACCGAGAGACGGGAGCCACCGCTCACGCTGTTCGTCGGAGCCGTACGCGTGGATGGGGTACATCACGAGCGCACCCTGGACGCTCGCGGCCGAGCGGACCCCCGAATCGCCCGCTTCGAGCTCCTGCATCAGGAGGCCGTAGGCGGTCTCGCTCACGCCCGGCAGGCCGTACCCCTCCAGGTTTGGTGCGAAAAAGCCGAGGTCGCCCATCTCGGGGATGAGTTCCAGGGGAAAGGTGCCGTCCTCGAACTGTTCGCCGATATCCGGTCGGACCTGCTCGTCGACGAACCGGCGCGCGGTGTCGCGAACCATCCGTTCCTCGTCAGCGAGGTCCCCCTCGAGGGCCACGTAGTCGAGCATAGAGACAGTCGGGATCCGCCGAGCAAAAGCCTTCGTGAGCCCGCGTCCGCTCAGTCGGCCGCCGCGGTCGGGCCGTCGCGGACGCGGCGCGCGTAGTCGACGAAGTTCTCGAACAGCTGTTTGGCCTCGCAGGCGGCGTCGTACGCCTCGGGGGTGATGCCCGAGACGACCGATTCGATCCGTTCCGTCGAGAGCTGGTCGTCCTTGCCGCGCGTGACTTCCTCGGCCGTTCCGGGGTCGTACTCGGGGTGGAACTGCACGCCCCACGCGTGGCCCGCCCGGAAGGCGTGGA
This Salinigranum marinum DNA region includes the following protein-coding sequences:
- a CDS encoding acyl-CoA dehydrogenase family protein — encoded protein: MLDYVALEGDLADEERMVRDTARRFVDEQVRPDIGEQFEDGTFPLELIPEMGDLGFFAPNLEGYGLPGVSETAYGLLMQELEAGDSGVRSAASVQGALVMYPIHAYGSDEQRERWLPSLGSGEAIGCFGLTEPEHGSDPASMETRAERDGDGYRLQGSKTWITNAPVADVAVVWARDTSSEGKPVRGFLVETDRDGVTTNEIDGKLSMRASVTGEIGLSNAWVPEESVLPGVEGMKGPLSCLTQARYGIAWGVVGAARDCFETAREYALDREQFGGPIARFQLQQEKLADMATRITTAQLLAHRLAKLKERGDLTPQQVSMAKRNNVAMAREVARTAREMLGGNGITTDYSPMRHLANIETVYTYEGTHDIHSLVLGQDLTGIAAFE